In Sphingomonas sp. R1, a single genomic region encodes these proteins:
- a CDS encoding NADPH-dependent FMN reductase, whose amino-acid sequence MARRIVGIGGTLRANSSSELLARAVLAECARLGAETRMFGGPALALLPHFNPEEPTRSPEQAELVEAVRAADALVIATPGYHGGVSGVVKNALDLLEDTRGDARVYFDGMPVGLIVSAAGWQAGGVTLAALRGIVHAMRGWPTPVGIALNSIEQKPFGPDGTIVDRSVAQMVAVQAQQLMAFALAPAA is encoded by the coding sequence ATGGCCCGCAGGATCGTCGGGATCGGCGGCACGCTGCGCGCAAATTCGTCGAGCGAACTGCTCGCGCGGGCGGTGCTCGCGGAATGCGCGCGGCTGGGGGCGGAGACGCGGATGTTCGGCGGACCGGCGCTCGCGCTGCTGCCGCATTTCAATCCGGAGGAGCCGACCCGCAGCCCCGAGCAGGCCGAACTGGTGGAAGCCGTTCGCGCGGCCGACGCGCTGGTGATCGCGACGCCCGGCTATCATGGCGGCGTCTCGGGCGTGGTGAAGAATGCGCTCGACCTGCTGGAGGATACGCGCGGCGATGCCCGGGTCTATTTCGACGGGATGCCGGTGGGGCTGATCGTTTCCGCCGCCGGCTGGCAGGCGGGCGGGGTGACGCTCGCGGCGCTGCGCGGCATCGTCCACGCAATGCGCGGCTGGCCGACCCCGGTGGGTATCGCGCTCAACTCGATCGAGCAGAAGCCGTTCGGGCCTGACGGCACCATCGTCGATCGGAGCGTGGCCCAGATGGTCGCGGTGCAGGCGCAGCAGCTGATGGCGTTCGCGCTCGCGCCCGCCGCTTGA